The following proteins are co-located in the Engraulis encrasicolus isolate BLACKSEA-1 chromosome 2, IST_EnEncr_1.0, whole genome shotgun sequence genome:
- the LOC134469293 gene encoding polycomb protein suz12-A-like has protein sequence MAPHKYGSGGGMGSGGGFGYGTGGKVGVHHSGMMNSKKPKIEQIQADHELFLQAFEKPTQIYRFLRTRNLIAPIFLHRTLSYMTHRNTRTNAKRKSFKVDDLLSKVEKARGEQELQSNLASHLQLTFTGFFHKTEKLSQKSENEQNTVPLEVVLVKVCHKRRKDVSCPIKQVPTGKKQVPLNPDGSGGPAKPGAFPTLSVSSQEFEPSNSHMVKSYSLLFRVPWPARAHNGGLANGEANENIGVVEEIASKKKRSLPREDGETMFVAQMTVFDKNRRLQLLDGEYELSMQEMEECPVGKKRATWETISDQKWLPDLTFSQGPTLQFTLRWTGDASSRSTAPVAKPLATRNSDCSGSAADNRPSSLKPLQTVAVKEPVSTDTPPRREQIVTQSRQRPRIIYQFLYNNNTRQQTEARDDLHCPWCTLNCCKLYSLLKHLKLSHSRFIFNYVPHAKGARIDVSINECYDGSYVGNPQDIHSQPGFAFSRNGPVKRTAVTHILVCRPRRVKPSLSEFLEPEEGGDAEHLQQLTYTSGHNRLYFHSDSCVPKRAQEFEVDSEDEKDPEWLREKTIMQIDEFTDVNEGEKEVMKLWNLHVMKRGYIADNQMNHACMQFIEKFGGEIVEKGLYRNLMLHLVSMHDFNLVSVGTIDKVMAYVRHLQRKRQQQQPQQAVEQQEAKAASNGTGGTSLSITSQGCQGSSMDKEATGAAAAVAAAAASPPSASASGSGATPSKSRPHKRQKL, from the exons atggctCCACACAAATATGGTTCGGGTGGTGGTATGGGTTCTGGTGGTGGATTCGGATATGGTACCGGGGGCAAAGTCGGTGTTCACCACTCCGGAATGATGAATTCAAAGAAGCCAAAAATTGAACAGATTCAAGCTGACCACGAATTGTTTTTACAAGCATTTGAAA AACCCACACAGATCTACAGATTCCTTCGAACCAGGAACCTGATCGCA CCCATCTTCTTGCACAGGACTCTCTCGTACATGACGCATCGAAACACAAGAACAAATGCCAAAAG GAAGTCTTTTAAAGTGGATGATCTGCTGTCTAAAGTAGAGAAGGCACGTGGGGAGCAAGAGTTGCAAag CAACTTGGCTTCACATCTACAATTAACTTTCACCGGATTCTTCCACAAAACAG AAAAGCTGTCTCAGAAGTCTGAAAATGAGCAAAACACGGTGCCCTTGGAGGTAGTTCTTGTGAAGGTCTGCCACAAGAGGAGAAAG GATGTGAGTTGTCCAATAAAGCAAGTGCCTACAGGTAAGAAGCAGGTGCCTTTGAACCCAGACGGCAGCGGTGGCCCGGCCAAGCCGGGGGCTTTCCCCACGCTGTCGGTGTCCAGCCAGGAGTTCGAGCCCAGCAACAGCCACATGGTCAAGTCCTACTCACTGCTCTTCAGGGTGCCCTGGCCGGCCCGGGCACACAACGGGGGACTCGCCAATGGAGAAGCCAACGAaaacatcg GTGTTGTTGAAGAAATTGCAAGCAAAAAGAAGCGCTCTTTGCCGAGGGAGGATGGGGAAACCATGTTTGTGGCGCAGATGACTGTTTTTGATAAGAATCG ACGTTTGCAGCTGCTGGATGGGGAGTACGAATTATCCATGCAGGAAATGGAGGAGTGTCCAGTTGGCAAGAAAAGAGCCACGTGGGAAACCATCTCAGATCAgaag TGGCTGCCCGACCTGACCTTCTCCCAGGGCCCCACTCTGCAGTTCACCCTGCGCTGGACGGGGGACGCCTCCAGCCGCTCCACCGCCCCCGTGGCCAAACCCCTGGCCACCCGCAACTCAGACTGCAGCGGCAGCGCCGCAGACAACAGACCCAGCAGCCTCAAGCCTCTGCAGACAGTCG CTGTGAAGGAACCAGTGAGCACTGACACTCCCCCGAGGAGAGAGCAGATTGTTACACAATCAAGACAAAGACCTAGGATAATATATCAG ttccTGTACAACAACAATACGCGTCAGCAGACGGAGGCTCGTGATGACCTGCACTGCCCCTGGTGTACCCTGAACTGCTGCAAGCTCTACAGCCTCCTTAAGCACCTCAAGCTCTCACACAGCAGATTCATATTCAACTACGTG CCTCACGCTAAAGGAGCGCGGATAGACGTGTCCATAAACGAGTGTTATGATGGCTCGTACGTGGGCAACCCACAGGACATCCACAGCCAGCCCGGCTTTGCCTTTAGCCGCAACGGGCCCGTGAAGAGGACTGCAGTCACACACATCCTAGTATGCAG GCCGAGGCGTGTGAAGCCCAGCCTGTCGGAGTTCCTGGAGCCGGAGGAAGGGGGCGACGCGGAGCACCTGCAGCAGCTCACCTACACCAGCGGCCACAACCGCCTCTACTTCCACAGCGACAGCTGCGTGCCCAAGAGGGCCCAGGAGTTCGAGGTGGACAGCGAGGACGAGAAGGACCCAGAGTGGCTCAGAGAGAAGACCATCATG CAAATCGATGAGTTCACTGACGTCAATGAAGGGGAGAAGGAGGTCATGAAGCTCTGGAACCTCCATGTGATGAAACGCGG TTACATTGCGGACAATCAGATGAACCACGCGTGCATGCAGTTTATTGAGAAGTTCGGCGGCGAGATTGTGGAGAAGGGCCTCTACAGGAACCTGATGCTGCACCTGGTCAGCATGCACGACTTCAACCTGGTCAGCGTGGGCACCATCGACAAGGTCATGGCATACGTGCGGCATCTCCAGCGCAAACGccaacagcagcagccacagcaggcgGTGGAGCAACAAGAGGCCAAAGCGGCCAGCAATGGCACTGGGGGCACGTCTCTCTCCATCACCAGTCAAGGCTGCCAGGGTTCCTCAATGGACAAAGAGGccacaggagcagcagcagcagtagctgcagcagcagcatcaccaccctcagcatcagcatcagggtCTGGAGCAACGCCCAGCAAGAGCCGACCGCATAAGAGGCAGAAGCTGTGA